A single window of Archangium gephyra DNA harbors:
- a CDS encoding methyltransferase domain-containing protein, with translation MANLRDLPRQAWGDLQSRLRHLPLMGTLRNMLVEAPELSSPAPRDSGLVDAERVEAYQRAIERYVKPGQVVVDVGTGTGLRALLASRRGPRKLYAVDASRNLDTARWVARRNGFADIDFVRADSSRFRPPERVDVLLHEQLGDALFDAGLIPRLLGLRDRLLVHGGRILPNRFEVFFEPVQLREEARLPFIWNQRLPDVDFSCLQVLRDTLSPAYFTRFVRPQDVERLLCHPEPAFALDLETLRAGALPQRLRLERPVVHEGRVDGLCLFYRARFDSELSFDTFPERRQACTPVLLLRTDPRDFARYETIHLELSLPELSDVTTWRWSFL, from the coding sequence ATGGCGAATCTGAGAGACCTGCCGCGTCAGGCCTGGGGTGACCTGCAGTCGAGGCTGCGCCACCTGCCGCTGATGGGGACGTTGCGCAACATGCTCGTGGAAGCGCCGGAGCTGTCCAGCCCGGCTCCCCGGGACTCGGGGCTGGTGGACGCCGAGCGCGTGGAGGCGTACCAGCGCGCCATCGAGCGCTACGTGAAGCCGGGCCAGGTGGTGGTGGACGTGGGCACGGGCACCGGACTGAGGGCCCTGCTCGCCTCGCGGCGCGGCCCACGCAAGCTGTACGCGGTGGATGCCTCGCGCAACCTGGACACGGCACGCTGGGTGGCCCGGCGCAATGGCTTCGCGGACATCGACTTCGTGCGCGCGGACAGCTCACGCTTCCGGCCTCCGGAGCGGGTGGACGTCCTGCTGCACGAGCAGCTCGGGGACGCGCTCTTCGACGCGGGGCTGATTCCGCGGCTGCTGGGCCTGAGAGACAGGCTGCTGGTGCACGGCGGCCGCATCCTCCCCAACCGCTTCGAGGTCTTCTTCGAGCCGGTGCAGCTGCGCGAGGAGGCGCGCCTGCCCTTCATCTGGAACCAGCGCCTGCCGGACGTGGACTTCAGCTGCCTGCAGGTGCTGCGGGACACGCTGAGCCCCGCGTACTTCACCCGCTTCGTCCGGCCCCAGGACGTGGAGCGGCTGCTGTGCCACCCGGAGCCGGCCTTCGCGCTGGACCTGGAGACGCTGCGGGCGGGCGCGCTGCCCCAGCGCTTGCGCCTGGAGCGGCCGGTGGTGCACGAGGGCCGCGTGGACGGCCTGTGCCTCTTCTACCGGGCCCGCTTCGACTCCGAGCTGTCCTTCGACACCTTCCCCGAGCGCCGGCAGGCGTGTACTCCGGTGCTACTGCTGCGGACGGACCCCCGGGACTTTGCCCGTTACGAGACGATCCACCTGGAGCTGTCATTGCCGGAGCTGTCGGACGTCACCACATGGCGGTGGAGCTTCCTGTGA
- a CDS encoding WS/DGAT/MGAT family O-acyltransferase has protein sequence MSERMHPSDASWLQMEEPTSLMVITAVLWFDEPLDWERLKEVVRERLVERYPRFRQRVVTGGLLGTARWEEEPGFRLEAHLRRTKLRPPGDRAELERMVGESMSTPLDFSRPLWELHVIQGYEEGCALLMRVHHCIADGISLARVLLSLTDERADGGGGRAGYFEEAEDTSGKLGRLLRGARTVVDSTRAAWKRGAELLAEPIQLMDLAVEGARGASALSRVLTLMNDPPSPFTGELGRVKQVAWSRPVPVGKVREIGHGTGSTVNDVVMAVVAGMLRRYMDARGQPPEDVRAVVPVNLRSPREPIPRELGNRFGVVFLPLPLGLADPVDRLWELKRRMDKLKRSPEAAVVFGMLSAAGLAPAPVERMAVDVMRKKASVVLTNVPGPKRPVYLAGARLAGVMFWVPMAARLGVGLSIFSYAGHVTLGVAADESLVPEPRELIEDFEAELESLAEAVRDSGHSRPLH, from the coding sequence ATGTCCGAGCGGATGCACCCTTCCGACGCGTCGTGGCTCCAGATGGAGGAGCCCACCAGCCTCATGGTCATCACGGCGGTGCTCTGGTTCGACGAGCCCCTGGACTGGGAGCGGCTGAAGGAGGTGGTGCGGGAGCGGCTGGTGGAGCGCTACCCGCGTTTCCGGCAGCGGGTGGTGACGGGTGGGCTGCTGGGGACGGCGCGCTGGGAGGAGGAGCCGGGCTTCCGCCTGGAGGCGCACCTGCGGCGCACGAAGCTGCGGCCTCCCGGGGACCGGGCCGAGCTGGAGCGGATGGTGGGCGAGTCCATGAGCACGCCGCTGGACTTCTCCCGCCCGCTCTGGGAGCTGCACGTCATCCAGGGGTACGAGGAGGGGTGCGCGCTGCTGATGCGGGTGCACCACTGCATCGCGGATGGCATCTCGCTGGCGCGGGTGCTGCTGTCGCTGACGGACGAGCGCGCGGACGGTGGCGGCGGGAGGGCCGGCTACTTCGAGGAGGCGGAGGACACCTCGGGGAAGCTGGGCCGGCTGCTGCGGGGCGCGCGGACGGTGGTGGACTCGACCCGGGCGGCGTGGAAGCGGGGCGCGGAGTTGCTGGCCGAGCCCATCCAGCTCATGGACCTGGCGGTGGAGGGCGCGCGGGGCGCCTCGGCGCTGAGCCGGGTGCTGACGCTGATGAACGATCCGCCCTCGCCCTTCACGGGGGAGCTGGGGCGGGTGAAGCAGGTGGCCTGGTCGCGGCCGGTGCCGGTGGGGAAGGTGAGGGAGATCGGCCACGGCACGGGCAGCACGGTGAACGACGTGGTGATGGCGGTGGTGGCGGGGATGCTGCGCCGCTACATGGACGCGCGGGGACAGCCGCCCGAGGACGTGCGGGCGGTGGTGCCGGTGAACCTGCGCTCGCCGAGGGAGCCCATTCCGCGAGAGCTGGGCAACCGCTTCGGGGTGGTGTTCCTGCCGCTGCCGCTGGGGCTGGCGGACCCGGTGGACCGGCTGTGGGAGCTGAAGCGGCGGATGGACAAGCTGAAGCGCTCGCCGGAGGCGGCGGTGGTGTTCGGCATGCTGTCCGCGGCGGGGCTGGCACCGGCGCCGGTGGAGCGGATGGCGGTGGACGTGATGAGGAAGAAGGCCTCGGTGGTGCTGACGAACGTGCCGGGGCCGAAGCGGCCGGTGTACCTGGCGGGGGCGAGGCTCGCGGGGGTGATGTTCTGGGTGCCGATGGCGGCGCGGCTGGGCGTGGGCCTGAGCATCTTCAGCTACGCGGGCCACGTGACGCTGGGCGTGGCGGCGGATGAGAGCCTGGTGCCGGAGCCGCGCGAGCTCATCGAGGACTTCGAGGCGGAGCTCGAGTCCCTGGCCGAGGCGGTGAGGGACTCCGGCCACTCCCGTCCGTTGCACTGA
- a CDS encoding serine/threonine protein kinase, giving the protein MSTHPPFPSPEHPILRGAVAALNPPGTSPLPVGTRIGGDVVEGVLGSGGFATVYRVRSPSGYVSALKLLPLDEGPERAERAWREMSLGTRLSHLNLVRQLGAGQWPLENPRYLWVKLELVEGPTLDEWGLASGRTLGDVVDRALEVARALAVSHEAGVLHRDVKEANILVRQKTGEAVLVDFGVAWHPAYPTLTKGMFPPGTPAYRAPEAWAYGRAHAGEPGAHYRAGVGDDLYALGVVLYRLLTGRFPFRPAEHGGEDVEAVLHRTPLPPHLVNSRVPLEVEVVCLRLLAKRPEARYPDAVTLCQVLEELRARTDVDWTGVLHPERRRPVKPWARWGRVLTVVGVGLAAALGAWWLGSSQEVAPGRPEPEPVRAVAAPLPEAPPPPAAAPPLAPRKDSAPVKQPPQTTSGPQLEAAPKRRSAAVRNACLGLTGAALQACMGAPQQVPPERPAPPPQACPAGAVETMTGTLGLRIGERRSMDWNDVRGRGVQVHEDTPLRVAGNWEAGANRWGKGYKIALPNNTWLFGRLYVKEGRVYGRFTEARTPLGVVYPVCLELLDTDGHVGLELWPGSGPGKMLVDPVVEVRVVDRFK; this is encoded by the coding sequence GTGTCCACACATCCGCCATTTCCCAGCCCCGAGCACCCCATTCTCCGCGGCGCAGTGGCCGCCCTGAATCCACCCGGCACCTCCCCGCTGCCGGTGGGCACCCGGATTGGTGGAGACGTGGTGGAGGGAGTCCTGGGCAGTGGAGGCTTCGCCACGGTGTACCGAGTGCGCAGCCCCAGCGGCTACGTGTCCGCCCTCAAGCTGCTGCCGCTGGACGAGGGCCCCGAGCGGGCCGAGCGCGCCTGGCGCGAGATGTCGCTGGGCACACGCCTGAGCCACCTCAACCTCGTGCGCCAGTTGGGGGCGGGACAGTGGCCCCTGGAGAATCCGCGCTACCTGTGGGTGAAGCTGGAGCTGGTGGAGGGCCCCACCCTGGACGAGTGGGGCCTGGCGTCCGGGCGCACCCTGGGCGATGTGGTGGACCGGGCGCTGGAGGTGGCGCGCGCGCTGGCGGTGTCGCACGAGGCGGGCGTGCTCCACCGGGACGTGAAGGAAGCCAACATCCTGGTGCGCCAGAAGACGGGCGAGGCGGTGCTGGTGGACTTCGGGGTGGCCTGGCACCCGGCGTACCCCACGTTGACGAAGGGGATGTTTCCCCCGGGCACGCCGGCCTACCGCGCCCCCGAGGCGTGGGCCTATGGCCGTGCGCACGCGGGCGAGCCGGGCGCGCATTACCGGGCTGGCGTGGGGGATGACCTGTACGCGCTGGGCGTGGTGCTCTACCGGTTGCTGACGGGCCGCTTCCCCTTCCGGCCCGCCGAGCACGGGGGCGAGGACGTGGAGGCGGTGCTTCACCGGACGCCCTTGCCGCCGCACCTCGTCAACTCGCGGGTGCCCCTGGAGGTGGAGGTGGTGTGCCTGCGTCTGCTGGCCAAGAGGCCCGAGGCGCGCTACCCGGACGCCGTGACGTTGTGCCAGGTGCTGGAGGAGTTGAGGGCCCGGACGGACGTGGACTGGACGGGAGTGCTGCACCCGGAGCGACGGCGCCCGGTGAAGCCCTGGGCGCGCTGGGGCCGGGTGCTGACGGTGGTGGGCGTGGGGTTGGCCGCGGCGCTGGGGGCCTGGTGGCTCGGCTCCAGCCAGGAAGTGGCGCCGGGAAGGCCAGAGCCGGAACCTGTACGGGCCGTGGCCGCGCCTCTCCCCGAGGCGCCACCTCCCCCGGCCGCCGCCCCGCCGTTGGCGCCCCGAAAGGACAGTGCTCCCGTGAAGCAGCCGCCGCAGACAACCTCCGGCCCCCAGCTCGAAGCCGCCCCGAAGCGCCGGAGCGCCGCCGTACGCAACGCGTGTCTCGGCCTCACCGGCGCCGCCTTGCAGGCCTGCATGGGCGCCCCGCAGCAGGTGCCTCCCGAGCGCCCCGCTCCGCCTCCCCAGGCGTGCCCCGCCGGGGCCGTGGAGACCATGACGGGCACGCTCGGCCTGCGCATCGGGGAACGCAGGAGCATGGACTGGAACGATGTGCGGGGCAGGGGCGTGCAGGTACACGAGGACACGCCGCTCCGCGTGGCGGGCAATTGGGAGGCGGGAGCGAACCGCTGGGGCAAGGGCTACAAGATCGCGCTGCCGAACAACACCTGGCTCTTCGGGAGGCTCTACGTCAAGGAGGGCCGGGTATACGGCCGCTTCACCGAGGCGCGCACGCCCCTCGGGGTGGTGTACCCGGTGTGCCTGGAGTTGCTGGACACGGATGGCCACGTCGGCCTGGAGCTATGGCCCGGCAGCGGGCCGGGGAAGATGCTGGTGGACCCCGTCGTGGAGGTGCGGGTAGTGGACCGATTCAAATAG
- a CDS encoding DUF2381 family protein encodes MPVLCAAALLRLVLLAAPVDAAAPPACESGTRHLELTADTPGEALAVCIHPGLPTSFLFDAKLGRVELPGRERFQVIADETGLTLVPTGVFTQGERVPVRVIFQNGTDPVGVRFLLVVHPSDAARLVKVTRQPRSLASYRDGEQQARAEAKQCREDKARLEAECSGRRGLLGLLAQELLGEGGIADKNITKSATSRLGNTLHSIKARSYRSDTTRLEDGRKVVRLAVEQQLLNNGSTPWTPGGRCWWGRMERSGR; translated from the coding sequence ATGCCCGTGCTCTGCGCTGCTGCCCTGTTGCGACTCGTGTTGCTCGCCGCTCCTGTGGACGCCGCCGCGCCGCCTGCCTGTGAATCGGGCACGCGCCACTTGGAGCTCACGGCGGATACACCCGGCGAGGCGCTCGCGGTGTGCATTCACCCGGGGCTGCCCACCAGCTTTCTCTTCGACGCGAAGCTGGGGCGCGTGGAACTGCCCGGACGGGAGCGGTTCCAGGTGATAGCGGACGAGACTGGCCTGACCCTGGTGCCCACGGGAGTCTTCACGCAGGGCGAGCGCGTGCCAGTGAGGGTCATCTTCCAGAATGGCACGGACCCGGTAGGCGTGCGTTTCCTCCTGGTGGTGCACCCGTCGGACGCCGCACGGCTGGTGAAGGTGACTCGCCAGCCACGCTCGCTAGCCTCCTACCGTGATGGCGAGCAGCAGGCGCGGGCGGAAGCAAAACAGTGCCGGGAGGACAAGGCGCGTCTGGAGGCGGAGTGCAGTGGCCGGCGGGGGCTGTTGGGCCTGCTCGCCCAGGAATTGCTGGGGGAGGGGGGCATCGCCGATAAGAACATCACCAAGAGCGCCACCTCGCGCTTGGGCAACACGCTCCACTCCATAAAGGCGCGCAGCTACCGCTCGGACACCACGCGCTTGGAGGACGGGCGCAAGGTGGTGCGGCTGGCCGTGGAGCAGCAGTTACTAAACAACGGGAGCACCCCCTGGACGCCCGGGGGGCGGTGCTGGTGGGGCCGAATGGAGAGGAGTGGAAGGTGA
- a CDS encoding DUF2381 family protein — protein MMGVWPLEPIAPGDQRSVGVEVEMTEEAARGSFTLKLWGQEAGSGSEHFDGVTFP, from the coding sequence GTGATGGGCGTGTGGCCGTTGGAACCGATTGCTCCGGGCGACCAGCGCAGCGTCGGGGTGGAGGTGGAAATGACGGAGGAGGCGGCGCGCGGCTCCTTCACCCTGAAGTTGTGGGGCCAGGAGGCAGGCAGCGGGAGCGAGCATTTCGACGGCGTGACCTTCCCGTAA
- the rsgA gene encoding ribosome small subunit-dependent GTPase A, producing MDEHVLEKLGWGPPFQEAWRSRASEGEEPARIGADYGVEYVLFSARGDMRATIPGRLRMAIRKGESVRPVVGDWVSFEPRSQEGTTVIQAVLPRRTQLARKAAGRADEEQVVAANVDVVFLVSALTRDLNPRRLERYLTVAWDSGAQPVVVLTKADLCEDVVAARERIAALAPDVPLHTVSSVTGEGLDALWQYIGGNRTVALIGSSGVGKSTLINRLVGSARMEVGAVREDDKGRHTTTHRELFVLPQGGLVIDTPGMRELGLMESEEGVRTAFTDIEELSAGCRFNDCRHEKEPGCAVQEALRSGQLAPERLENFRKLVQEATRQERPRDAQAQARAKQDTKSPKKRGR from the coding sequence ATGGATGAGCATGTCTTGGAGAAGCTCGGCTGGGGGCCCCCCTTCCAGGAGGCCTGGCGCTCCCGCGCGAGCGAAGGTGAGGAGCCGGCGCGCATTGGCGCCGACTATGGCGTGGAGTACGTGCTCTTCTCGGCGCGCGGGGACATGCGGGCCACCATCCCGGGGCGGCTGCGCATGGCCATCCGCAAGGGAGAGTCCGTGCGCCCGGTCGTCGGGGACTGGGTCTCCTTCGAGCCTCGCAGCCAGGAGGGCACCACCGTCATCCAGGCGGTGCTGCCCCGGCGCACCCAGCTCGCCCGCAAGGCCGCCGGCCGGGCGGATGAGGAGCAGGTGGTGGCCGCCAACGTGGACGTGGTCTTCCTCGTCTCCGCGCTGACGCGGGATTTGAACCCGCGGCGGCTCGAGCGCTACCTGACGGTGGCCTGGGACAGCGGCGCCCAGCCCGTGGTGGTGCTCACCAAGGCGGACCTGTGCGAGGACGTGGTGGCGGCCCGCGAGCGCATCGCCGCCCTGGCCCCGGACGTCCCGCTGCACACCGTCAGCAGCGTCACCGGCGAGGGGCTCGACGCGCTCTGGCAGTACATCGGCGGCAACCGGACGGTGGCGCTCATCGGCTCGTCCGGCGTGGGCAAGTCCACCCTCATCAACCGGCTGGTGGGCTCCGCGCGCATGGAGGTGGGCGCGGTGCGCGAGGACGACAAGGGCCGACACACCACCACGCACCGGGAGTTGTTCGTGCTGCCGCAGGGGGGCCTCGTCATCGACACGCCGGGCATGCGCGAGCTCGGGCTGATGGAGAGCGAGGAAGGCGTGCGTACCGCCTTCACGGACATCGAGGAGCTGTCGGCCGGGTGCCGCTTCAACGACTGCCGCCACGAGAAGGAGCCGGGCTGCGCCGTCCAGGAGGCGCTCCGGAGCGGACAGCTCGCCCCGGAGCGCCTGGAGAACTTCCGCAAGCTCGTCCAGGAAGCGACGCGCCAGGAGCGCCCGCGCGACGCCCAGGCCCAGGCCCGCGCGAAGCAGGACACGAAGAGCCCGAAGAAGCGAGGCCGGTGA
- a CDS encoding AbrB family transcriptional regulator, translating to MAKDSRVWAVTGATLLGAVLGEWSHVPAGALLGGMLVSLVAALSLSVHVPVPRPLLLAAQAVLGAALCSSFKPSAWSALADNWLVALVNVVGVVAIGQAVALVFARLGGVDVRTATLGLMPGGASAMVALSEELGADSRLVTLFQYLRLGVVIVVAAAVGRWSGNVPDTQVATVAALPGSPAPLVAWGTTALVALLGGAAGTWLKLPAGGFLGPLLLGIPLTALGIPVGAWPPGVLPVSLWALGARVGSHFDEAAVHELKRVALGALGAALAMVGGCLLLAWLWSFVGGVDLLTTYFATSPGGADSVLAIALETRASLSLVLAVQVGRLLLIFLVAPFFMRRLAARR from the coding sequence ATGGCGAAGGACTCTCGCGTGTGGGCGGTGACGGGGGCGACGCTGCTGGGCGCCGTCCTGGGCGAGTGGAGCCATGTGCCCGCCGGGGCGCTCCTCGGCGGCATGCTGGTGTCGCTCGTGGCCGCCCTCTCGCTGTCCGTCCACGTCCCCGTGCCCCGTCCGCTGCTGCTGGCCGCGCAGGCCGTACTGGGCGCCGCCCTCTGCTCCTCCTTCAAGCCCTCCGCGTGGAGCGCGCTCGCGGACAACTGGCTCGTCGCGCTCGTCAACGTGGTGGGCGTGGTGGCCATCGGTCAGGCGGTGGCGCTCGTCTTCGCCCGGCTGGGCGGCGTGGATGTCCGCACCGCCACCCTCGGGCTGATGCCGGGAGGCGCCTCGGCCATGGTGGCCTTGAGCGAGGAGCTCGGCGCCGACTCGCGCCTGGTGACGCTCTTCCAGTACCTGCGCCTGGGCGTGGTCATCGTCGTGGCGGCGGCGGTGGGCCGGTGGTCGGGCAATGTGCCGGACACGCAGGTGGCCACCGTCGCGGCCCTGCCCGGTTCCCCCGCTCCCCTGGTGGCGTGGGGCACGACGGCCCTCGTCGCCCTCCTCGGCGGCGCGGCGGGGACGTGGCTGAAGCTGCCCGCGGGAGGCTTCCTGGGGCCGCTCCTGTTGGGCATTCCCCTCACGGCCCTGGGCATTCCGGTGGGCGCGTGGCCTCCGGGCGTGCTGCCCGTGTCGCTGTGGGCGCTCGGGGCGCGCGTGGGCAGCCACTTCGATGAGGCGGCCGTGCACGAGCTCAAGCGCGTGGCGCTCGGCGCCCTCGGGGCCGCGCTGGCCATGGTGGGCGGGTGCCTGCTGCTCGCCTGGCTCTGGTCCTTCGTGGGCGGCGTGGATCTGCTCACCACCTACTTCGCCACGTCGCCCGGTGGGGCCGACTCGGTGCTCGCCATCGCCCTGGAGACCCGCGCCAGCCTTTCCCTGGTGCTCGCCGTGCAGGTGGGGCGGCTCCTGCTCATCTTCCTCGTCGCCCCCTTCTTCATGCGCCGGCTGGCCGCGCGCCGGTAG
- the yidD gene encoding membrane protein insertion efficiency factor YidD, with product MSPPPLPSLGGTSEPPAWSGNPYSALALYPSTEPQAERGPPARPALLPWWLSPLAVLAVAFILFYRNVIPHGWKRRCIYTPTCSMYGLTSIKKYGFTRGALRTWNRIHRCNAVLFQGGHDEP from the coding sequence ATGTCCCCCCCGCCTCTTCCGAGCCTGGGTGGCACTTCCGAGCCACCCGCCTGGAGTGGCAATCCCTACTCGGCGCTGGCGCTCTATCCGTCCACGGAGCCCCAGGCCGAGCGGGGTCCTCCCGCGCGCCCCGCCCTGCTTCCCTGGTGGCTCAGCCCGCTGGCGGTGTTGGCGGTGGCGTTCATCCTCTTCTACCGGAACGTCATCCCCCATGGCTGGAAGCGGCGCTGCATCTACACGCCGACGTGCTCGATGTATGGGCTGACGTCCATCAAGAAGTATGGCTTCACGCGGGGCGCGCTCCGCACCTGGAACCGCATCCACCGGTGCAACGCCGTCCTGTTCCAGGGAGGGCACGACGAGCCGTAG
- a CDS encoding DUF4177 domain-containing protein yields the protein MYEYHVDAFVPPAPGCGGQDSGWDPKRCAEFSKFLNNYAVQGWRLQSCEYRTVTLNKGCANSNGAWLVCVFERQRA from the coding sequence ATGTATGAGTATCACGTCGACGCATTCGTTCCTCCCGCCCCTGGCTGTGGTGGCCAGGACTCCGGGTGGGATCCCAAGCGCTGCGCCGAGTTCTCCAAGTTCCTGAACAACTACGCCGTCCAGGGCTGGCGCCTCCAGTCGTGCGAGTACCGCACGGTGACGCTCAACAAGGGCTGCGCCAACTCGAACGGCGCCTGGCTCGTCTGCGTCTTCGAGCGGCAGAGGGCGTGA
- a CDS encoding sigma-54-dependent transcriptional regulator yields the protein MAEPLKGNVLLVDDDPAVAKVLGALLGQAGLTVHTASNGQEALTLLGRKPIDVVVSDVRMPGMGGMELLAEVGRSWPDVPVILLTAHGTVPLAVEAMKAGAADFALKPFDREEILFSIRKALLRAQQQEGTRPLVKEASSFIGGSTAMAEVQAMLTRAASGTATVLLRGESGTGKELAAKAVHDASPRRGGPFVKLHCAALPDTLLESELFGYEKGAFTGAATRKPGRVELAHGGTLFLDEIGDITPQVQVKLLRLLQEREFERLGGTQTLKVDVRFVAATHRNLEEMVRKGEFREDLFYRLNVVPVWLPPLRGRPEDIEPLVRHFLDVHAKANGRPPFTLTQDGLEALRSQPWPGNVRQLQNFIERLVVLSDGPILTGDEVRREVARQPGIVPAAPAPTPASPFPNAPAMPAPAGGTGNEGRTLESQRKEMERQALVDALKRAGDNRTLAARLLGISRRTLYNKLEEHGLV from the coding sequence GTGGCCGAGCCGCTGAAGGGAAACGTGTTGCTGGTGGACGACGACCCCGCCGTGGCCAAGGTGCTCGGTGCGCTGCTGGGCCAGGCGGGACTCACCGTGCATACGGCGTCCAATGGCCAGGAGGCGCTCACCCTGCTGGGCCGCAAGCCCATCGACGTGGTGGTGAGCGACGTGCGCATGCCCGGCATGGGCGGCATGGAGCTGCTGGCCGAGGTGGGCCGCTCCTGGCCGGACGTCCCCGTCATCCTCCTCACCGCGCACGGCACCGTGCCGCTGGCCGTGGAGGCCATGAAGGCCGGCGCGGCGGACTTCGCCCTCAAGCCCTTCGACCGGGAGGAGATCCTCTTCAGCATCCGCAAGGCCCTGCTGCGCGCGCAGCAGCAGGAAGGGACGCGCCCGCTGGTGAAGGAGGCCAGCTCCTTTATTGGCGGCAGCACCGCCATGGCCGAGGTGCAGGCGATGCTGACGCGGGCCGCCTCGGGCACGGCCACGGTGCTGCTGCGCGGCGAGTCCGGCACGGGCAAGGAGCTGGCCGCCAAGGCGGTGCACGACGCCAGCCCCCGGCGCGGCGGGCCCTTCGTGAAGCTGCACTGCGCGGCCCTGCCGGACACGCTGCTGGAGAGCGAGCTGTTCGGCTACGAGAAGGGCGCCTTCACCGGCGCGGCCACCCGCAAGCCCGGCCGCGTGGAGCTGGCCCATGGCGGCACCCTCTTCCTGGACGAGATTGGCGACATCACCCCGCAGGTGCAGGTGAAGCTGCTGCGGCTGCTGCAGGAGCGCGAGTTCGAGCGGCTCGGCGGCACGCAGACGCTGAAGGTGGACGTGCGCTTCGTGGCGGCCACGCACCGCAACCTCGAGGAGATGGTGCGCAAGGGCGAGTTCCGCGAGGATCTCTTCTACCGGCTCAACGTGGTGCCGGTGTGGCTGCCTCCGCTGCGCGGCCGGCCCGAGGATATCGAACCGCTCGTGCGCCACTTCCTCGACGTGCACGCGAAGGCCAACGGCCGGCCACCCTTCACCCTGACGCAGGACGGGCTCGAGGCCCTGCGCTCCCAGCCCTGGCCCGGCAACGTGCGCCAGCTGCAGAACTTCATCGAGCGCCTGGTGGTGCTCTCCGACGGCCCCATCCTCACCGGGGACGAGGTGAGGCGCGAGGTGGCGCGGCAGCCGGGCATCGTCCCCGCGGCTCCGGCCCCCACGCCCGCGAGCCCCTTCCCGAATGCCCCGGCGATGCCCGCCCCCGCTGGCGGCACCGGCAACGAGGGACGCACGCTGGAGTCGCAGCGCAAGGAGATGGAGCGGCAGGCCCTGGTGGACGCCCTCAAGCGCGCCGGCGACAACCGCACGCTCGCCGCGCGCCTGCTCGGCATCAGCCGGCGCACCCTCTACAACAAGCTCGAGGAGCACGGCCTGGTGTAA